Proteins from one Planctomyces sp. SH-PL62 genomic window:
- a CDS encoding SMP-30/gluconolactonase/LRE family protein — MGTIERVDPAFDKLIPPGARVERIAEGYDWSEGTVWDAAGARLLFSDVPENVVHQWTKEKGASPFLKPSGYTGTIARGGEPGSNGLTFDPQGRLVLCQHGDRRIARLEADGTFTTLADRYEGKRLNSPNDGVFKSNGDYYFTDPPYGLLGPNRDQGKELSFNGVYRLSPDGALTLLTSELTFPNGLAFSPDEKTLYVAVSDPAKAVWMAYPVADDGTLGAGRVFADVTSLVPARKGLPDGLKVDAAGNVFATGPGGVLVFAPDGKHLGTLATGEACGNCAWGEDGSVLYIASDMYIGRIKTGTKGSIPGVLKP; from the coding sequence TTGGGAACCATCGAACGCGTCGACCCGGCCTTCGACAAGCTGATCCCGCCCGGCGCCCGGGTCGAGCGGATCGCCGAGGGGTACGACTGGTCGGAAGGGACCGTCTGGGACGCCGCCGGCGCTCGGCTTCTCTTCTCGGACGTGCCGGAGAACGTCGTCCACCAGTGGACGAAGGAGAAAGGGGCGAGCCCCTTCCTCAAGCCGAGCGGATATACCGGGACCATCGCCCGAGGGGGCGAGCCCGGCTCGAACGGGCTGACCTTCGACCCCCAGGGCCGGCTCGTCCTGTGCCAGCACGGCGACCGTCGGATCGCCCGGCTTGAGGCCGACGGCACGTTCACGACCCTCGCCGACCGCTACGAGGGAAAGCGGCTCAACAGCCCCAACGACGGCGTTTTCAAATCCAACGGCGATTACTACTTCACCGACCCGCCCTACGGCCTGCTGGGCCCGAACCGCGACCAGGGGAAGGAGCTGAGCTTCAACGGCGTCTACCGCCTGAGCCCGGACGGCGCGCTGACGCTCCTGACGAGCGAGCTGACCTTTCCGAACGGCCTGGCGTTCTCGCCCGACGAGAAGACGCTGTACGTGGCCGTCTCGGACCCCGCGAAGGCGGTCTGGATGGCCTACCCCGTGGCCGACGACGGGACGCTGGGAGCGGGTCGGGTGTTCGCGGACGTCACGTCGCTGGTCCCCGCCCGCAAGGGTTTGCCGGACGGCCTGAAGGTCGACGCGGCCGGCAACGTCTTCGCGACCGGGCCGGGGGGCGTGCTGGTCTTCGCGCCCGACGGCAAGCACCTGGGGACCCTCGCGACCGGCGAGGCCTGCGGCAACTGCGCGTGGGGCGAGGACGGCAGCGTGCTCTACATCGCCTCGGATATGTACATCGGTCGCATCAAGACGGGAACGAAGGGCTCGATCCCGGGCGTCCTGAAGCCTTGA
- a CDS encoding PSD1 and planctomycete cytochrome C domain-containing protein produces the protein MIVRFLVRLPALMLAVASLAAATRAEEPSPAATADAAKAEHFTSKVEPILTSRCLKCHGGEKTRGGLRLDGREAMLKGGDLGPAVDLDAPDESLLLKAIRYEDGLEMPPSGRLPDDDVKVLAEWLAAGAPWSGGDTAGARPTTSEEPDAPTADSWPYREVVRPEIPTVRDRSWARNPVDAFLLAGLEADGLAPAPEADRRTLIRRATFDLTGLPPTPAEIEAFEADPATDAFERLVDRLLASPQYGEAWGRHWLDLVRYAETNGYERDAAKPFIWRYRDYVVDAFNHDKPYDRFLLEQLAGDEVAPDSVEAQVATGFYRLGVWDDEPADRPLARFDMLDGVVSTVGQVFLGMTINCARCHDHKKDPIPQSDYYRLLAFFIDMGEQTGLETRKVGPEGVAVMAAVEKGRTEPHVLLRGNPNLLGPRVEPGVPVVLDPDRATFGPGAGKRRALAEWLADRRNPMTARVFANRLWQYHFGRGLVPSPNDFGSLGDPSTHPELLDWLAAELMGGGWTVKRMHRIIMLSSAYRMSSRPSDAALARDPANLKFQRFPMRRLTAEEVRDAILAVGGVLNPGAKGPWVCPPIPDEVLAGQSVPGQGWKVSSPEESARRSLYVHIKRSLAVPILATHDAADTDSSCPVRYTTTVPTQALGLLNGAFANEHAAKLAGRLAKGREGDLEAQVREAVLLTTGREPTADEAARDLAFLHSLRDEAGLSEAEALVQYALLALNANAFLYLD, from the coding sequence ATGATTGTTCGCTTCCTCGTCCGGCTCCCGGCCCTCATGCTCGCGGTCGCCTCGCTCGCCGCGGCGACGAGGGCCGAGGAACCGTCCCCCGCCGCGACGGCGGACGCCGCGAAGGCCGAGCACTTCACTTCGAAGGTCGAGCCCATCCTGACCTCTCGCTGCCTGAAATGCCACGGCGGCGAGAAGACTCGCGGGGGGCTCCGGCTCGACGGCCGCGAGGCGATGCTCAAGGGCGGAGACCTCGGCCCGGCCGTCGACCTCGACGCGCCCGACGAGAGCCTGCTGCTCAAGGCGATCCGCTATGAGGACGGCCTGGAGATGCCCCCCTCGGGGCGGCTCCCCGACGATGACGTGAAGGTGCTCGCCGAATGGCTCGCAGCCGGCGCCCCCTGGTCCGGCGGCGACACCGCCGGGGCGAGGCCGACGACTTCCGAGGAGCCGGACGCGCCGACGGCCGATTCGTGGCCCTATCGCGAGGTCGTCCGCCCCGAGATCCCGACCGTCCGGGATCGGAGCTGGGCGCGGAACCCCGTCGACGCCTTCCTCCTCGCCGGGCTGGAGGCCGACGGCCTCGCGCCGGCCCCCGAGGCCGATCGTCGGACCTTGATCCGCCGCGCGACCTTCGACCTCACCGGCCTGCCGCCGACCCCCGCCGAGATCGAAGCTTTCGAGGCCGATCCCGCGACCGACGCCTTCGAACGGCTCGTGGACCGACTGCTCGCCTCGCCCCAGTACGGGGAAGCCTGGGGCCGACACTGGCTGGACCTCGTCCGCTACGCCGAGACCAACGGCTACGAACGGGACGCCGCCAAGCCCTTCATCTGGCGGTATCGCGACTACGTCGTCGACGCCTTCAACCACGACAAGCCGTACGACCGCTTCCTGCTCGAACAGCTCGCCGGCGACGAGGTCGCTCCCGACTCGGTCGAGGCGCAGGTCGCCACCGGCTTCTACCGCCTGGGCGTCTGGGACGACGAGCCGGCCGACCGTCCCCTCGCCCGCTTCGACATGCTCGACGGCGTGGTCTCCACCGTCGGCCAGGTCTTCCTGGGCATGACGATCAACTGCGCCCGCTGCCACGACCACAAGAAGGACCCGATCCCCCAGTCCGATTACTACCGGCTGCTGGCCTTCTTCATCGACATGGGCGAACAGACCGGCCTGGAGACCCGCAAGGTGGGCCCCGAGGGCGTCGCCGTCATGGCCGCCGTCGAGAAGGGCCGCACCGAGCCGCACGTCCTGCTGCGAGGCAACCCGAACCTTCTCGGCCCCCGCGTCGAGCCGGGCGTCCCCGTCGTCCTGGACCCGGATCGGGCGACGTTCGGCCCCGGCGCCGGCAAGCGTCGGGCGCTCGCCGAATGGCTGGCCGATCGCCGCAACCCGATGACCGCCCGGGTCTTCGCCAACCGGCTCTGGCAGTACCATTTCGGCCGCGGGCTGGTCCCCTCCCCCAACGACTTCGGCAGCCTCGGCGACCCTTCGACCCACCCCGAGCTGCTCGACTGGCTGGCCGCCGAGCTGATGGGCGGCGGCTGGACGGTCAAGCGGATGCATCGGATCATCATGCTTTCGAGCGCCTACCGGATGTCCTCGCGGCCGTCCGACGCCGCGCTCGCCCGCGACCCGGCGAACCTGAAGTTCCAGCGGTTCCCGATGCGTCGGCTGACGGCCGAGGAGGTCCGCGACGCGATCCTCGCGGTCGGCGGCGTCCTCAACCCCGGCGCGAAGGGTCCCTGGGTCTGCCCGCCGATCCCGGACGAGGTCCTCGCCGGCCAGTCGGTCCCGGGCCAGGGCTGGAAGGTCTCCTCCCCCGAGGAGTCGGCGCGGCGGAGCCTCTACGTCCACATCAAGCGGTCGCTGGCCGTCCCCATCCTGGCGACCCACGACGCGGCCGACACCGATTCCAGCTGCCCCGTCCGCTACACGACGACCGTCCCCACCCAGGCGCTCGGCCTACTCAACGGGGCCTTCGCCAACGAGCACGCCGCGAAGCTCGCCGGGCGGCTCGCGAAGGGCCGCGAGGGGGACCTCGAAGCCCAGGTCCGCGAGGCCGTCCTCCTGACCACCGGCCGCGAGCCGACCGCCGACGAGGCCGCCCGCGACCTCGCGTTCCTCCACTCGCTGCGCGACGAGGCGGGGCTGTCCGAGGCCGAGGCGCTCGTCCAGTACGCGCTCCTCGCGCTCAACGCCAACGCCTTTTTGTATCTCGACTGA
- a CDS encoding NAD(P)-dependent methylenetetrahydromethanopterin dehydrogenase codes for MPDDKASILIQLDVDPQPSVFDAVVAVDARVDHLFRHGDVTPENVQDLVYGALFTRGPSDLHRTALFVGGSDVAKAEAVLEAIKKTFFGAFRVSVLFDANGSNTTAAAAVLAARSSLGGSLEGARAVVLAATGPVGQRVARLLGRQGATVAVGSRDANRSGKLAERLAATTGARYDAFSNADPDDLSRTLESAALIVAAGPEGARLLSAPQWQGLGRLRVVVDLNAVPPSGVEGVEPTDKNVDKGGVRAWGALGVGGLKMKIHKRAVQELFGSNDKVLDAEEVLELGRDLA; via the coding sequence ATGCCTGACGACAAAGCCTCGATCCTGATCCAGCTCGACGTCGACCCTCAGCCGAGCGTGTTCGACGCCGTGGTCGCCGTGGACGCCCGGGTGGACCACCTGTTCCGGCACGGCGACGTGACGCCCGAGAACGTCCAGGACCTCGTCTACGGAGCCCTGTTCACGCGAGGCCCGTCGGACCTGCACCGGACCGCGCTGTTCGTCGGCGGGTCCGACGTGGCGAAGGCCGAGGCCGTGCTCGAAGCGATCAAGAAGACGTTCTTCGGCGCGTTCCGCGTCTCCGTCCTGTTCGACGCCAACGGCTCCAACACGACGGCCGCCGCCGCCGTCCTGGCCGCGCGGTCGAGCCTCGGCGGCTCCCTCGAAGGAGCCCGCGCCGTCGTGCTCGCCGCGACCGGCCCCGTCGGCCAGCGCGTCGCACGGCTCCTGGGCCGTCAGGGTGCGACGGTCGCCGTCGGCTCACGCGACGCGAACCGATCGGGCAAGCTGGCCGAACGCCTCGCCGCGACGACCGGCGCCCGCTACGACGCCTTCAGCAACGCCGACCCCGACGACCTCTCCCGCACCCTTGAATCCGCCGCCCTGATCGTCGCCGCCGGCCCCGAGGGGGCGCGACTTCTGTCGGCCCCGCAATGGCAAGGGCTGGGCAGGCTGCGCGTCGTCGTCGACCTCAACGCCGTCCCCCCGTCGGGCGTCGAGGGAGTCGAGCCGACCGACAAGAACGTGGACAAGGGCGGCGTCCGCGCCTGGGGCGCGCTCGGCGTCGGCGGCCTCAAGATGAAGATCCACAAGCGGGCGGTCCAGGAACTCTTCGGCTCCAACGACAAGGTCCTCGACGCCGAGGAAGTCCTGGAACTGGGGCGCGACCTCGCCTGA
- a CDS encoding GMC oxidoreductase, protein MTTAKTNVPHHEGYDYIVVGSGAGGGPLAARLALKGYRVLVIEAGSHGDPGRSPEVSLVPGLHAASTEDPALSWRFFVKHYDDPPAGVDPKWHLPDRAKGENETHEGIFYPRAAALGGCTVHNALITIAGPDADWDELSVYLEDDSWRSTAMRPYFQKLERNQYLPRPRPVPSRFLGRFRDGLWWLLGKNVDHTGGKHGYDGWLHTSVLDLQLGLGDRQLIGMLKAALWQAKSAGLDRAWTWVRTILRGRASEGLDPNHATTQAESPEGVVLIPLAACGEGTSIHEQRTTPNVRRGRRSSPREFLLEVREAHPDRLHIWTDCLATRVLFSREDLPRAVGVELRRGARLYRAHVVPSPDEGKLERAFVKPTGEVVLCGGSFNTPQLLMLSGIGDSEQLAKAAAEAGDPKLCALCDGDGHVILDQNEQPSRIHLTGVGRNLQDRYEVSLVSEMKAPFSLLEGATLKDDDADPSRDPHLQEWRKEGTGLYSTNGAVLGLFKRSSPNLVQPDLFIFGAPLPFKGYAVGYSDVGHIHDMFSWVILKAKTRNNGGTVRLRSTDPRDTPEINFHYFNEADRRGKSLEDPDLDALVQGVKFVRGISRNAGLYVKRESHPGVAEVPTDDEAKIKAWILREAWGHHACGTCRMGPEGDPSAVLDSRFGVRGVDGLRVVDASIFPQIPGYFLVTNIYMASEKAADVLIEDARQHLRDAPEYPEALRRKESIAIGKRRDRVNDDAAKADLPLDSIDGETPDWPDDVTGLALSGGGVRSATFNLGVLQALARAKRLRKVDFLSTVSGGGYVGSFLGRCFDRLRQAPVQGLDGRSYPPGPSHVEGELVDPGSPEIAWLRRQSNYLAPSGAGDERVNAANYFRNLVSVHLVVGILFFTLFGLMQAIRYGVFSPSLALFKQVSVGSGGMPFGDLIRGFLGPFYSPWFLLAEVLFLTLVLPLGVGYWLVCQHRQERFHGLMLSILVFVASGLVVLGLYYGLRLEPLLLALSLLLAFWHVELAWYRGRIREAAVGVGDSRTQRLRTRNLLTHDLGFALVLTAGALLLAVVDSIGFALQQYAARKEMYVGAFATLLATIAGLVPLGRALAGLFVQKRGTGVQSSSSRDFHAQVVAGLLAAVLFTVPLVLYSFAAHAAFGGGDNPGRGIIATLCALAYSLILAHPAALTFVNRSSFSEMYAARLARAYLGASNPERRRPGSADVTEVIPGDDVGSLKDYRPYEMGGPLHLINLTVNQTIDFSSFRGNRDRKGESLAVSPIGMTVGKRWHAAWGADAGSMGDPGARNLLDPLGVRPGSDHPALDVVGDPSGRVEMLSLREWVALSGAAIGPGRGQSTRLGTALLFGLANLRTGYWWDSGITLAGRRGFPDLSVLRRMAYAVSRTFLTHTLLVSEWLALYPGPWARYWHVSDGGFFENLGGYELIRRQVPRIIVCDASADPAFTMEGLGELIRKVRIDFDAHVEPFTDADLDDLAARNVIPPEVRALLGTIDELRPAAGGGPSRKHAALFRVRYDAGSHASSLLLYLKASVTGDESVDVLQYRTLHGDFPHESTSDQFFDEAQWESYRKLGEHAASGLLTDPDWFWRVKVKP, encoded by the coding sequence ATGACCACGGCCAAGACGAACGTCCCGCATCACGAGGGCTATGATTACATCGTCGTCGGCTCGGGGGCCGGCGGCGGTCCGCTGGCGGCCCGGCTGGCGCTGAAGGGCTATAGAGTGCTCGTGATCGAGGCCGGCTCGCACGGCGACCCCGGGCGGTCGCCCGAGGTCAGCCTCGTCCCCGGCCTCCACGCCGCGTCCACCGAGGACCCCGCGCTGAGCTGGCGGTTCTTCGTGAAGCACTACGACGACCCCCCCGCCGGCGTCGACCCGAAGTGGCACCTCCCCGATCGGGCAAAGGGCGAGAACGAGACCCATGAAGGGATCTTCTATCCCCGAGCCGCCGCGCTGGGGGGCTGCACCGTCCACAACGCGCTGATCACCATCGCCGGGCCCGACGCCGATTGGGACGAACTGTCCGTATATCTGGAAGACGATTCGTGGCGGTCGACCGCCATGCGGCCCTACTTCCAGAAGCTGGAGCGCAACCAGTACCTCCCCAGGCCGAGGCCGGTCCCGTCGCGATTCCTCGGCCGGTTTCGGGACGGCCTGTGGTGGCTTCTGGGCAAGAACGTCGACCATACCGGGGGAAAGCACGGCTACGACGGCTGGCTGCACACCAGCGTCCTGGACCTGCAACTCGGCCTGGGCGATCGCCAGCTGATCGGCATGCTCAAGGCGGCGCTCTGGCAGGCGAAGTCCGCGGGCCTGGATCGAGCGTGGACGTGGGTGCGGACGATCCTCCGGGGCCGGGCGTCGGAGGGGCTCGACCCGAATCACGCGACCACCCAGGCCGAGAGCCCCGAGGGGGTGGTCCTGATCCCGCTGGCCGCCTGCGGCGAGGGGACCTCGATCCACGAGCAAAGGACCACGCCCAACGTCCGCCGGGGCCGCCGTTCCAGCCCCCGCGAGTTTCTCCTGGAGGTCCGCGAAGCCCATCCCGATCGGCTTCACATCTGGACCGACTGCCTGGCGACCCGCGTCCTCTTCAGCCGCGAGGATCTGCCCCGCGCCGTGGGGGTGGAACTGCGGAGGGGGGCCAGGCTCTACCGCGCCCACGTGGTCCCCAGCCCGGACGAGGGGAAACTGGAGCGGGCGTTCGTCAAGCCGACGGGCGAGGTCGTCCTCTGCGGGGGGTCGTTCAACACGCCGCAACTCCTGATGCTCTCGGGGATCGGCGATTCGGAGCAGCTCGCGAAAGCGGCCGCGGAGGCCGGCGATCCCAAGCTTTGCGCCCTCTGCGACGGGGACGGGCACGTGATCCTCGACCAGAACGAGCAACCGTCCCGCATCCACCTGACCGGCGTCGGCCGCAACCTCCAGGATCGCTACGAGGTCTCACTCGTCAGCGAGATGAAGGCGCCCTTCTCGCTGCTCGAGGGGGCGACGCTCAAGGACGACGACGCCGACCCGTCTCGAGACCCGCACTTGCAGGAGTGGCGCAAGGAGGGGACGGGGCTCTACTCCACCAATGGGGCCGTGCTGGGCCTGTTCAAGCGATCGTCCCCGAACCTGGTCCAGCCCGACCTCTTCATCTTCGGCGCCCCCCTTCCGTTCAAGGGGTACGCGGTCGGCTATTCGGACGTGGGTCATATCCACGACATGTTTTCCTGGGTGATCCTCAAGGCGAAGACCAGGAACAACGGCGGGACCGTCCGCCTTCGCTCCACGGACCCGCGAGACACGCCCGAGATCAACTTCCATTACTTCAACGAGGCCGACCGACGAGGGAAGTCCCTGGAAGACCCCGACCTCGACGCCCTCGTCCAAGGGGTGAAGTTCGTGCGGGGGATCTCCCGGAACGCGGGGCTTTACGTCAAGCGGGAGAGCCATCCCGGCGTGGCCGAAGTGCCGACCGACGACGAGGCGAAGATCAAGGCGTGGATCCTCCGCGAAGCCTGGGGGCACCACGCCTGCGGGACCTGTCGCATGGGCCCTGAAGGCGACCCCTCGGCCGTCCTCGACTCGCGGTTCGGCGTCCGCGGGGTCGACGGCCTGCGCGTCGTCGACGCCTCCATCTTCCCGCAGATCCCGGGCTATTTCCTGGTCACGAACATCTACATGGCGAGCGAGAAGGCCGCCGACGTCCTGATCGAGGACGCACGACAGCATCTGAGGGACGCGCCGGAGTATCCCGAGGCGCTGCGGCGGAAGGAGTCGATCGCGATCGGGAAGCGACGCGATCGGGTCAACGACGACGCCGCGAAGGCCGACTTGCCGCTCGATTCGATCGACGGGGAGACCCCCGACTGGCCCGACGACGTGACGGGCCTGGCCCTCTCCGGGGGGGGCGTCCGGAGCGCGACGTTCAACCTGGGAGTGCTCCAGGCGCTGGCGCGGGCGAAGCGGCTGCGGAAGGTGGACTTCCTGTCGACGGTCTCCGGCGGCGGCTACGTCGGCTCGTTCCTGGGCCGCTGCTTCGACCGCCTTCGCCAGGCCCCGGTGCAAGGGCTCGACGGCCGCTCCTATCCGCCCGGCCCGTCGCACGTCGAGGGCGAGCTGGTCGACCCGGGGTCTCCCGAGATCGCCTGGCTGCGGAGGCAGAGCAACTATCTCGCCCCCTCGGGGGCCGGCGATGAGCGGGTCAACGCGGCCAACTATTTCCGCAACCTCGTGAGCGTCCACCTGGTGGTGGGGATCCTGTTCTTCACCCTCTTCGGGCTCATGCAAGCCATCCGGTACGGCGTCTTCTCGCCGTCGTTGGCCCTGTTCAAGCAGGTCTCGGTGGGCTCGGGGGGGATGCCTTTCGGCGACCTGATTCGGGGATTTCTCGGGCCCTTCTACAGCCCCTGGTTCCTGCTCGCGGAGGTACTCTTCCTCACGCTGGTCCTGCCGCTCGGGGTCGGATACTGGCTGGTCTGCCAGCATCGGCAAGAGCGATTCCACGGCCTGATGCTGTCGATCCTGGTCTTCGTGGCGTCGGGCCTGGTCGTCCTCGGGCTCTACTACGGCCTGCGGCTGGAGCCGCTCCTGCTCGCCTTGTCGCTGCTGCTGGCGTTCTGGCACGTCGAGCTGGCCTGGTATCGGGGACGGATCCGGGAGGCGGCCGTGGGCGTCGGCGATTCCCGGACGCAACGGCTCCGGACGAGGAACCTGCTCACCCACGACCTGGGCTTCGCTCTGGTGCTGACCGCGGGGGCGCTCTTGCTGGCCGTCGTGGACTCGATCGGCTTCGCGCTCCAGCAATACGCGGCCCGGAAGGAGATGTACGTCGGCGCTTTCGCGACCCTTCTCGCCACGATCGCCGGCCTGGTGCCGCTGGGCCGGGCGCTGGCCGGCCTGTTCGTGCAGAAACGCGGGACCGGCGTCCAGTCGTCGTCGTCGCGCGACTTCCACGCGCAGGTCGTGGCGGGGCTCCTGGCCGCCGTCCTGTTCACCGTCCCCCTGGTGCTCTATTCGTTCGCGGCCCATGCGGCATTCGGAGGGGGCGACAACCCGGGGCGGGGGATCATCGCCACGTTGTGCGCGCTGGCCTATTCGCTGATCCTGGCCCACCCGGCGGCGCTGACGTTCGTCAACCGCTCGTCGTTCTCGGAGATGTACGCGGCTCGGCTGGCGCGGGCCTACCTGGGGGCGTCGAACCCGGAGCGGCGGCGGCCCGGCTCGGCGGACGTGACCGAGGTCATCCCGGGAGACGACGTGGGCTCGTTGAAGGACTATCGCCCTTACGAGATGGGGGGGCCGCTCCACCTCATCAACCTGACGGTGAATCAAACGATCGACTTCTCCTCATTCCGCGGCAACCGCGACCGCAAGGGGGAGAGCCTCGCCGTGAGCCCGATCGGGATGACCGTCGGCAAGCGTTGGCACGCCGCCTGGGGTGCCGACGCCGGCTCGATGGGGGACCCAGGGGCGAGGAACCTGCTGGACCCCCTTGGTGTCCGTCCCGGCTCGGATCATCCGGCCCTGGACGTCGTCGGCGATCCGAGCGGCCGGGTGGAGATGCTCTCGCTCCGGGAATGGGTCGCGCTCTCCGGGGCCGCCATCGGCCCGGGTCGGGGGCAGTCGACGCGGCTCGGCACGGCCTTGCTGTTCGGCCTGGCGAACCTCCGCACCGGCTACTGGTGGGACAGCGGGATCACGCTGGCGGGGCGTCGGGGCTTCCCCGACCTCAGCGTCCTGAGGCGCATGGCCTACGCCGTCTCGCGGACCTTCCTGACCCACACGCTCCTGGTCTCGGAATGGCTGGCCCTCTACCCGGGCCCCTGGGCGCGTTACTGGCACGTCTCCGACGGCGGATTCTTCGAGAACCTGGGGGGTTACGAGCTGATCCGCCGCCAGGTCCCCCGGATCATCGTCTGCGACGCCAGCGCCGACCCCGCCTTCACCATGGAAGGGCTGGGCGAGCTGATCCGCAAGGTTCGGATCGACTTCGACGCCCACGTCGAGCCGTTCACGGACGCCGACCTGGACGACCTCGCGGCCCGGAACGTGATCCCGCCCGAGGTTCGCGCCCTGCTGGGGACGATCGACGAACTGCGCCCCGCGGCCGGCGGCGGGCCCTCCCGGAAGCACGCGGCGTTGTTCCGCGTCCGCTACGACGCGGGGTCGCACGCGAGCTCGCTGCTCCTCTATCTGAAAGCCTCGGTCACGGGCGATGAGAGCGTCGACGTGCTGCAATACCGGACGCTCCACGGCGACTTCCCGCACGAGAGCACGAGCGACCAGTTCTTCGACGAGGCGCAATGGGAAAGCTATCGCAAGCTCGGCGAGCACGCCGCCTCCGGGCTGCTGACCGACCCCGACTGGTTCTGGAGGGTGAAGGTGAAGCCTTGA
- a CDS encoding GatB/YqeY domain-containing protein, with protein MTIVQKMRSQLGPAMKARDAAKTAFLRYWIAQLTLATGDEMADADAIKKMRSVLKEAKSGVTTFTADEVERLREWVPASLAPDQIVELLAPVADPIRAAPKDGMALGIAMKALAGRTVETEDVKAAVASLRGQP; from the coding sequence ATGACGATCGTCCAGAAGATGCGGAGCCAACTCGGCCCGGCCATGAAGGCCCGAGACGCGGCGAAGACGGCTTTCCTGCGATACTGGATCGCCCAGCTCACCCTGGCGACCGGCGACGAGATGGCCGACGCCGACGCGATCAAGAAGATGCGGAGCGTCCTCAAGGAAGCGAAGTCCGGCGTCACCACGTTCACCGCCGATGAGGTGGAGCGACTCCGCGAATGGGTCCCCGCCAGCCTCGCGCCCGATCAGATCGTGGAACTGCTCGCGCCGGTCGCCGACCCCATCCGCGCCGCCCCCAAGGACGGCATGGCCCTGGGAATCGCCATGAAGGCGCTGGCGGGGCGGACCGTGGAGACCGAAGACGTGAAGGCGGCCGTCGCCTCCCTCCGGGGGCAGCCTTGA
- the fae gene encoding formaldehyde-activating enzyme, protein MLMNIGEALVGEGNEIAHIDLLIGKKDGPVGLAFANALANQSAGHTNLLAVLTPNLIAKPATVMVTKVTIKGMKQAVQMFGPAQSAVAKAVADSVAEGVIPASAADDLVIVCGVFIHPEAEDNAKILKFNYEATKLAIASAMKNEPSISQITAKKDSVEHPFAK, encoded by the coding sequence ATTCTCATGAACATCGGTGAGGCCCTTGTGGGCGAAGGCAACGAAATCGCCCATATCGACCTCCTCATCGGCAAGAAGGACGGCCCGGTCGGCCTCGCCTTCGCGAACGCCCTGGCGAACCAGTCGGCGGGCCACACCAACCTGCTGGCCGTCCTCACGCCCAACCTGATCGCCAAGCCCGCGACCGTCATGGTCACCAAGGTGACGATCAAGGGGATGAAGCAGGCCGTGCAGATGTTCGGCCCCGCGCAGTCGGCCGTCGCCAAGGCCGTCGCCGACAGCGTCGCCGAAGGCGTCATCCCCGCCTCCGCGGCCGACGACCTCGTGATCGTCTGTGGCGTGTTCATCCACCCCGAGGCCGAGGACAACGCCAAGATCCTCAAGTTCAACTACGAGGCCACCAAGCTCGCCATCGCCTCGGCGATGAAGAACGAGCCGTCGATCTCCCAGATCACGGCCAAGAAGGACTCGGTCGAGCACCCGTTCGCCAAGTGA